One stretch of Rhodoferax lithotrophicus DNA includes these proteins:
- a CDS encoding acyl-CoA dehydrogenase family protein, translating into MNFQLTDEQRQIQDLARQFADKEIRPLAVQADLQQEFPMQVQAKAVELGLVNLTLPESVGGAGLGCMELVLVTEELCRACLGIGTALCINTLAAEPLVLGGSKVQQQRYLAPLMAGRFASFGLTEPGAGSDVAGIRTRATRAEGGWYLHGSKIWISNAPLADFFVVFAKTDAQAGYKGMTAFIVERGSQGFTVGPAMSKLGQRAAPTAELFFDNVFVSDAQRLDEEGSGFGLAMKVFDRSRPMVAAFGLGLIQRCVDESLVYARTRISMGKPLIEHQAIAHKLAEMQMRLEAARLLTYQAAWMTDQGQRCTMQASIAKAFAADAAMWCATEAIQVFGGMGYSTEYPVEKLFRDAKVLQIYEGTSEIQRNIIAKEMARA; encoded by the coding sequence ATGAACTTCCAACTGACCGACGAACAACGCCAGATCCAAGATTTGGCACGGCAGTTCGCCGATAAGGAAATCCGGCCCTTGGCCGTGCAGGCAGACCTGCAACAAGAGTTTCCCATGCAGGTACAGGCCAAGGCCGTTGAACTGGGGCTGGTTAACCTGACCTTGCCGGAAAGCGTAGGCGGGGCCGGTCTGGGTTGTATGGAGCTGGTCTTGGTGACCGAGGAGTTGTGCCGTGCCTGTCTGGGCATTGGCACCGCGCTGTGTATCAACACCCTGGCCGCTGAGCCTTTGGTGTTGGGGGGCAGCAAGGTACAACAACAGCGTTACCTTGCCCCCCTTATGGCTGGGCGCTTTGCCAGCTTTGGGCTGACCGAGCCGGGCGCAGGCTCCGATGTGGCAGGTATTCGCACCCGGGCCACCAGGGCTGAAGGCGGCTGGTACCTCCATGGCAGCAAGATATGGATTTCCAACGCGCCTCTGGCTGACTTCTTTGTGGTGTTTGCCAAGACCGATGCGCAAGCCGGCTACAAGGGCATGACGGCTTTTATTGTGGAGCGTGGCAGTCAAGGTTTCACGGTAGGGCCCGCCATGAGCAAGCTGGGTCAACGTGCCGCGCCCACCGCAGAGTTGTTCTTTGACAATGTGTTTGTTTCGGATGCCCAACGCCTTGATGAAGAAGGCAGCGGTTTTGGCTTGGCCATGAAGGTGTTTGATCGTTCGCGCCCCATGGTGGCCGCCTTTGGTCTGGGCCTGATTCAGCGTTGTGTGGATGAATCGCTGGTCTACGCCCGCACCCGCATCAGTATGGGCAAACCGTTGATAGAACACCAGGCCATCGCCCACAAGCTGGCCGAGATGCAGATGCGCCTGGAAGCGGCACGCCTGCTCACCTACCAGGCAGCCTGGATGACCGATCAGGGCCAGCGCTGCACCATGCAAGCCTCAATAGCCAAAGCATTCGCCGCCGATGCCGCCATGTGGTGCGCCACAGAAGCCATCCAGGTTTTTGGCGGCATGGGTTACAGCACCGAATACCCGGTGGAAAAGTTGTTCCGTGATGCCAAGGTACTGCAGATTTACGAAGGCACCAGTGAAATACAACGCAACATCATCGCCAAAGAAATGGCACGCGCCTGA
- a CDS encoding GNAT family N-acetyltransferase, with protein sequence MTPSLHKDYLPGSIGRIAELHARYYSELVGFGLPFESKVARELAEFCERYDSERDGLWLVLQDGQIEGSIAIDGSHAGQGGAHLRWFITSERMRGTGVGSTLLASAMEFCRSKQYHRAYLWTFEGLDAARHLYEKFGFRLVFQQHGTQWGAEVNEQRFEFQA encoded by the coding sequence ATGACCCCAAGCCTTCACAAGGACTATTTACCTGGTTCCATCGGCAGAATTGCAGAGCTTCATGCCCGTTATTACAGCGAACTTGTTGGTTTTGGTTTGCCCTTTGAGAGCAAGGTGGCGCGAGAGCTTGCCGAGTTTTGCGAACGGTATGACAGTGAGCGGGACGGGCTTTGGCTGGTGCTGCAAGACGGCCAAATAGAGGGATCAATTGCCATTGACGGTTCCCACGCCGGGCAGGGTGGGGCGCATCTTCGCTGGTTCATCACCTCGGAAAGAATGCGTGGAACAGGAGTTGGGTCAACACTGCTTGCTTCAGCAATGGAGTTTTGTCGGTCAAAGCAGTACCACCGGGCTTATCTGTGGACTTTTGAGGGGCTTGATGCTGCACGGCATCTTTATGAAAAATTTGGCTTTCGCCTGGTGTTCCAACAGCATGGCACGCAGTGGGGCGCAGAAGTGAATGAGCAGCGATTTGAGTTTCAGGCCTGA
- a CDS encoding CapA family protein — protein MKTMLQHSLTLLLWLTSALVLAAEPTLPVTLVFAGDIVLDDTAGDMIRQGGDPFADFENVFQQADIRLGNLECVVATTGSAGDKNYTFRAHPQVLPVLQRHFDALALANNHSGDFGREAFAEMLELLPKAKLGYFGGGHNLTEAHTPQMFERKGLRVAVLGYNEFMPRSFEADFNAPGVAWSEDEQVVADIQKARSFYHADLVIPVMHWGWENELVANPRQHQLARLMVDAGADAVIGGHPHVTQDIELYKGKPIIYSVGNFVMKETDNHRQRQAWVLRLQLTPQGVTGFSIVATRISMDGIPSLDKAVSSPCWQQGQSDIQVCRAGD, from the coding sequence ATGAAAACGATGCTGCAACACAGCCTGACCCTGCTTTTGTGGCTGACCAGTGCGCTGGTACTGGCCGCTGAACCCACCCTGCCGGTTACCCTGGTGTTTGCCGGTGACATTGTCCTGGACGACACCGCTGGCGACATGATCCGCCAAGGGGGCGATCCCTTTGCCGATTTTGAAAATGTCTTTCAACAAGCCGACATTCGTCTGGGCAATCTGGAATGTGTGGTGGCTACCACCGGCTCTGCGGGTGACAAGAATTACACCTTCCGTGCCCATCCCCAAGTGTTGCCGGTGCTCCAACGCCACTTTGATGCCCTGGCATTGGCCAACAACCATTCAGGCGATTTTGGGCGTGAGGCCTTTGCTGAAATGCTGGAACTGCTGCCAAAGGCCAAGCTGGGCTATTTTGGCGGTGGGCACAACCTGACCGAGGCTCACACCCCCCAGATGTTTGAGCGCAAAGGCCTGCGCGTTGCTGTGCTGGGTTACAACGAGTTCATGCCGCGCAGTTTTGAGGCCGATTTCAACGCCCCCGGTGTGGCCTGGAGCGAAGATGAACAAGTGGTGGCTGATATTCAAAAAGCCCGGAGTTTTTACCACGCGGATCTGGTGATTCCTGTGATGCACTGGGGTTGGGAAAATGAGCTGGTGGCCAATCCCCGCCAGCACCAACTGGCACGCCTGATGGTGGATGCCGGAGCCGATGCCGTGATTGGCGGCCACCCGCATGTGACACAAGACATTGAGCTCTACAAAGGCAAACCCATCATTTACAGCGTGGGCAACTTTGTCATGAAAGAAACCGACAACCACCGCCAACGCCAAGCCTGGGTGCTGCGCCTGCAGCTCACACCGCAAGGTGTGACCGGTTTCAGCATCGTGGCAACCCGCATCAGCATGGACGGTATTCCGTCGCTTGACAAGGCAGTATCCAGCCCCTGTTGGCAGCAAGGGCAAAGCGATATTCAGGTTTGCCGCGCTGGGGACTGA
- a CDS encoding thiolase family protein: protein MPNLTNEPVILAAVRTPFGRRNGALRETRPDALLAGILAAALERSGVPGEAIGDVIAGCVSQAGEQGANIARQAALLAGLPPEVPGVSLNRMCGSSQFAVHAAAQAIAAGDLDFAIGCGVENMSRVPMFLDLTLGKQAFSGFDNLHPDILSRYPIPHQVESAERIADQWKLSRAALDDFAIESHRRAHAARLAGWHQEIVPVAGVDKDGTAFTLDHDEGVRAVIDHDKMKSMAPVFRSAETGVVTAANSSQVSDGASAIVLGSRAAAARLGLKPKARFLARVVAGSDPVMQLTGVIPATHMALKKAGLTMADMDWIELNEAFATVALCWVREFQPDTDKLNPWGGAIAHGHPLGGTGAALMAKMLCGLEHRGGKFGLQVMCIGHGMATATILERLE from the coding sequence ATGCCCAACCTAACCAACGAACCCGTGATTCTTGCCGCTGTGCGTACCCCTTTTGGTCGCCGCAATGGAGCCCTTCGGGAAACAAGACCAGATGCACTGCTGGCGGGCATCCTGGCTGCCGCCCTGGAGCGATCAGGTGTCCCTGGTGAAGCCATTGGTGATGTCATCGCAGGCTGCGTTAGCCAGGCGGGCGAACAGGGTGCCAACATTGCTCGCCAAGCCGCACTGCTGGCCGGGCTGCCACCCGAAGTGCCCGGGGTCAGCCTGAACCGGATGTGTGGTTCCAGCCAATTTGCAGTGCATGCCGCAGCACAGGCGATAGCGGCGGGTGACCTGGACTTTGCCATCGGTTGCGGTGTAGAAAATATGAGTCGGGTACCCATGTTTCTGGATCTCACACTGGGTAAACAGGCTTTCAGTGGTTTTGACAACCTTCACCCCGACATCTTGTCGCGTTACCCCATTCCACATCAGGTGGAGAGTGCAGAGCGCATTGCCGACCAGTGGAAGCTCTCACGCGCAGCCTTGGATGACTTTGCCATTGAAAGCCACCGCCGCGCCCATGCCGCCAGGTTGGCCGGTTGGCATCAAGAAATCGTGCCAGTTGCGGGCGTGGACAAGGATGGCACAGCTTTCACACTGGATCATGATGAAGGGGTGCGTGCCGTCATTGACCACGACAAGATGAAGAGCATGGCACCGGTGTTTCGCTCGGCAGAAACCGGCGTGGTGACAGCCGCCAATTCCAGCCAGGTGTCTGATGGTGCCAGTGCCATCGTGCTCGGTAGCCGTGCAGCGGCTGCTCGGCTCGGACTCAAACCCAAAGCCCGCTTTCTGGCACGGGTTGTCGCCGGCTCAGACCCTGTCATGCAACTCACCGGCGTGATCCCTGCGACCCACATGGCACTTAAAAAGGCCGGGCTGACCATGGCAGACATGGACTGGATCGAACTCAACGAGGCCTTTGCCACGGTGGCCTTGTGCTGGGTGCGAGAGTTTCAACCCGATACCGACAAACTCAATCCCTGGGGCGGTGCCATTGCCCACGGCCACCCGCTCGGTGGAACCGGTGCAGCGCTGATGGCCAAAATGCTCTGTGGCCTTGAACACCGTGGCGGAAAGTTTGGCTTGCAGGTGATGTGTATTGGGCACGGCATGGCTACCGCAACCATTCTCGAGCGCCTGGAATAA
- a CDS encoding AraC family transcriptional regulator, whose amino-acid sequence MLNALPGSLSPTVPMTLATELLTGLELDQEVIRKVIERANIAPELFQESGARISIEQFSRFYRQLAILLDDETPGFFSRPLRQGSLKFLCLGMFGSPNLDIALHRFRSYFRLVLDDMGFEVTRSGHLTRIALVEHVRPQGSRVLVHEIMLKLVHGVASWMIDRKIPLVQVDFAYHRPQRASEYVYLFPGPIHFDKTQTALYMDSEYLSAPIRKNMGAFSTFLRNAPADWLYVPFSEKMQTHRVRDYLETRLGEQPTLESTGRALHFSKRSLSRRLAEEGTTFQAIKDELRRDMAINQLLKSNLSVTDISLSIGIENQSVFNRAFKLWTGSTPGSYRRFGSLSKGTSVKQEPVEST is encoded by the coding sequence ATGCTGAATGCACTTCCAGGTTCGCTGTCTCCCACCGTTCCCATGACACTGGCCACAGAATTACTGACAGGTCTGGAACTGGATCAAGAGGTCATTCGCAAAGTGATTGAGCGTGCCAACATCGCCCCTGAGTTGTTTCAGGAATCCGGCGCGCGCATATCGATCGAACAGTTTTCGCGCTTTTACCGCCAATTGGCCATCCTGCTGGATGATGAAACACCCGGCTTTTTTTCTCGCCCCTTGCGTCAAGGCAGCTTGAAGTTCTTGTGCCTGGGCATGTTTGGCTCACCCAATCTCGACATTGCCTTGCATCGTTTCAGAAGTTACTTCCGCCTGGTGCTTGATGACATGGGTTTTGAGGTCACGCGCAGTGGTCATTTGACACGTATCGCCCTGGTTGAGCATGTGCGCCCCCAAGGCTCGCGCGTGTTGGTGCACGAAATCATGCTGAAGTTGGTACACGGTGTGGCCTCCTGGATGATTGATCGAAAAATTCCACTCGTGCAAGTAGACTTCGCCTACCACCGGCCGCAGCGGGCATCGGAATATGTGTACCTCTTCCCTGGCCCTATCCATTTCGACAAGACGCAGACGGCGCTTTATATGGATTCGGAATATCTCTCGGCACCAATTCGCAAAAACATGGGGGCGTTCAGTACCTTTCTTCGTAATGCTCCGGCTGATTGGCTTTACGTTCCATTCAGCGAAAAAATGCAGACCCATCGGGTGCGGGACTATCTGGAAACCCGCTTGGGTGAGCAACCAACGCTGGAATCCACTGGCAGGGCCTTACATTTCTCCAAGAGATCGCTGTCGCGCCGCCTTGCAGAGGAAGGCACAACTTTTCAGGCCATCAAGGACGAACTGCGCCGGGATATGGCGATCAACCAATTGCTGAAATCCAACCTATCGGTGACCGACATCAGCCTGTCCATTGGTATTGAAAATCAGAGTGTGTTCAACCGGGCCTTCAAGCTCTGGACAGGAAGTACACCTGGATCGTACCGACGTTTTGGCTCTTTAAGCAAAGGGACTTCGGTGAAACAGGAACCCGTGGAGTCAACCTGA
- a CDS encoding metallophosphoesterase — MSVVPLFLVSFLLHAWVGWCLAPDLAAESAWLGMALWVLLLVSAGLLPMGFLAKRLATPVLARLLTWLGLLCMGLGSSLLVLTVLREVGLLAVLGFDRFEPALFSVAHFRADSALLVPVLALLATLWGFFNARRTAAVVWVDVPIANLPAALDGFSLAQISDIHVGPTIQAAYLKRIVDRVNSLKADMVAITGDLVDGSVAELRGQVAPLAALTSTHGTFFVTGNHEYYSGAHGWIDAVRDLGIRVLMNEHVLIHHNRDAQDPEQAMMVVAGVTDFSAHHFDETHRSDPHAAMAGAPAQAVFKLLLAHQPRSAAAAQQAGFDLQLSGHTHGGQFWPWNHFVKFQQPFTAGLHKLQSLWVYTSRGTGYWGPPKRLGAASEITLLRLVRA, encoded by the coding sequence ATGTCTGTTGTTCCCCTTTTTCTGGTTTCTTTCCTTTTGCATGCTTGGGTTGGCTGGTGTCTTGCACCAGACCTGGCCGCTGAGAGTGCGTGGCTGGGCATGGCACTGTGGGTTTTGTTGTTGGTGTCTGCCGGGCTGCTGCCCATGGGGTTTCTGGCAAAGCGCCTGGCCACACCCGTGTTGGCCAGGCTGTTGACCTGGCTGGGACTGCTGTGTATGGGGCTGGGTTCTTCTTTGCTGGTGCTGACGGTGCTGCGGGAAGTTGGGCTGCTGGCTGTGCTTGGTTTTGATCGGTTTGAACCTGCGTTGTTTTCGGTGGCCCACTTTCGAGCAGACAGTGCTTTGCTGGTGCCGGTTCTGGCGCTGCTGGCGACGCTGTGGGGATTCTTCAATGCACGGCGTACCGCTGCGGTGGTGTGGGTTGATGTGCCCATTGCCAATCTGCCCGCAGCGCTTGACGGTTTTTCCCTGGCGCAGATCAGTGACATCCATGTGGGGCCAACCATCCAGGCGGCTTATTTGAAACGCATCGTGGACAGAGTCAACAGCCTGAAAGCCGATATGGTGGCCATCACGGGTGATCTGGTGGATGGCAGTGTGGCTGAATTACGTGGCCAGGTGGCTCCATTGGCGGCATTAACCTCCACGCATGGCACTTTCTTCGTGACGGGCAATCATGAGTATTACTCTGGCGCTCATGGCTGGATTGATGCTGTGCGTGATCTGGGTATCCGCGTGTTGATGAATGAGCATGTGCTGATTCACCACAATCGCGATGCGCAAGACCCTGAACAAGCCATGATGGTGGTGGCCGGTGTGACTGATTTCAGTGCCCATCATTTTGACGAAACCCATCGCAGCGACCCCCATGCGGCCATGGCCGGTGCGCCAGCCCAGGCGGTGTTCAAGCTGCTGCTGGCACACCAGCCGCGCAGTGCGGCGGCGGCCCAGCAGGCTGGCTTTGATCTGCAACTCTCGGGTCACACGCATGGTGGGCAATTCTGGCCCTGGAACCACTTTGTGAAATTTCAGCAACCGTTCACCGCCGGGCTGCACAAACTGCAGTCGCTGTGGGTGTACACCAGTCGGGGAACCGGGTATTGGGGGCCACCCAAGCGTTTGGGGGCTGCTTCAGAGATCACGTTGCTGCGGTTGGTTCGGGCCTGA
- a CDS encoding SPOR domain-containing protein → MPPPQTQARQPEPTITMLFRAAIGPINTDFYLPIFTRFEASGRAGLSWNWAASLCTFNWLVFRGLRGYALGYLAVLVFLPLLTLGLGRLVLNWSELAELLVGLSGLVLLFVLPGIGGNALFYRATRKNLEAAIVASAKLEQACKLLVGQSSSRQRFIRILVGNLALLCVVLPPCMPLLTRYSSETETTASSATARVQEAPASAPLPSAFPPLNVASSPLQSVALGTLPSDPVPAVSMPQPVASAPSLAASVPARMPSEPVRRASAPVTTASVPASEVSAPVTVASVSVLSVSSPKRLPSKPASVGHFYVNVGLFANATNAQRVQDKLRNARLPVINQRVHGVKGELIRVRVGPFAGLNQAGEAARKIKALNLDAVVVRL, encoded by the coding sequence ATGCCCCCACCCCAGACGCAGGCTCGCCAGCCCGAACCCACGATCACGATGCTGTTCAGAGCAGCCATCGGGCCCATCAACACCGACTTTTATCTACCGATCTTCACCCGTTTTGAAGCCTCAGGGCGCGCAGGTCTGTCATGGAACTGGGCCGCCAGCCTGTGTACCTTCAATTGGCTGGTGTTCCGGGGGTTGCGGGGCTATGCACTGGGATATCTGGCGGTGCTGGTGTTCCTTCCACTCCTTACTCTGGGCTTGGGTCGCTTGGTGTTGAATTGGTCTGAGCTGGCTGAGCTTCTTGTCGGGTTGAGTGGTCTAGTTTTGCTGTTTGTTTTGCCGGGTATCGGGGGCAATGCCCTTTTTTACCGTGCAACGCGAAAAAATCTGGAGGCGGCTATTGTGGCTTCTGCCAAACTGGAGCAGGCTTGCAAGCTTTTGGTGGGTCAAAGCAGCTCGCGTCAGCGTTTCATCCGAATTTTGGTCGGAAATTTGGCGCTGTTGTGCGTGGTGTTGCCACCGTGTATGCCGCTTTTGACGCGATATTCATCTGAAACTGAAACAACAGCCTCATCCGCCACAGCGCGTGTGCAAGAGGCTCCAGCGTCAGCACCCCTGCCAAGTGCCTTTCCGCCGCTGAATGTTGCATCCTCGCCCCTTCAAAGCGTTGCGTTGGGCACCCTGCCTAGCGACCCGGTGCCTGCGGTATCGATGCCACAACCGGTCGCCTCAGCGCCGAGTCTGGCAGCATCTGTACCTGCCCGCATGCCATCTGAACCTGTTCGTAGGGCATCCGCACCAGTGACCACGGCATCGGTACCGGCCAGCGAAGTGTCTGCACCTGTTACGGTGGCATCTGTATCTGTTCTGTCGGTCTCGTCACCAAAGAGACTTCCATCCAAGCCGGCCAGTGTGGGACATTTTTATGTCAATGTAGGTTTGTTTGCGAACGCCACCAATGCGCAGCGCGTACAGGACAAGCTTCGCAATGCGCGTTTGCCAGTCATCAACCAGCGTGTACATGGTGTCAAAGGGGAGCTGATCCGGGTTCGGGTGGGTCCATTTGCCGGTTTGAACCAAGCGGGTGAAGCTGCCAGAAAGATCAAGGCACTGAATCTGGATGCTGTTGTTGTACGGTTATGA
- the cobA gene encoding uroporphyrinogen-III C-methyltransferase, producing the protein MKNITTSAGLTQAHAAWGQCTLVGAGPGDPELLTVKALRAIESATLLLVDDLVSDEVVALAKQGTRIIHVGKRGGCKSTPQRFIEKLILLAVREGERVVRLKGGDPFVFGRGGEEVENLRAAGVTVTVVNGITAGLAAVTSLGVPLTHREHAHGVVFVTGHAKPGDTGIDWHELATTAHRVRLTLVIYMGVTGVAHIEQGLLCGLPHSTPVAIIQNASQPGQRYVVCRLSELAQTVVRENLASPSVMVVGDVMQGLLALQTTQQPLRVVAG; encoded by the coding sequence GTGAAAAATATCACCACATCTGCAGGGCTCACCCAGGCACATGCCGCATGGGGCCAGTGCACGCTGGTTGGTGCGGGTCCGGGCGACCCTGAATTGCTGACCGTCAAAGCGCTCAGAGCCATTGAGTCGGCGACCCTTCTTCTGGTGGATGACCTGGTCAGCGACGAGGTGGTGGCGCTTGCCAAGCAAGGTACACGCATCATTCATGTGGGCAAGCGCGGCGGCTGCAAGTCAACTCCCCAGCGGTTTATTGAGAAACTGATTCTGCTGGCTGTGCGTGAAGGTGAGCGGGTGGTGCGCCTCAAAGGTGGTGATCCGTTTGTTTTTGGCCGGGGTGGGGAAGAGGTGGAAAATTTGCGCGCAGCAGGTGTCACGGTGACCGTGGTCAACGGCATCACCGCCGGTCTGGCCGCTGTAACCTCACTGGGCGTGCCGCTGACGCACCGCGAGCATGCACACGGTGTGGTGTTTGTGACCGGGCACGCCAAGCCAGGCGATACCGGCATCGATTGGCACGAACTGGCCACCACAGCCCATCGTGTACGTTTGACTCTGGTGATTTACATGGGTGTGACGGGGGTAGCTCACATTGAGCAAGGTTTGTTGTGTGGCTTGCCGCACAGCACCCCGGTGGCCATCATTCAAAACGCTAGCCAGCCTGGTCAGCGCTATGTGGTGTGTAGGCTGAGTGAACTGGCGCAGACGGTCGTCCGTGAAAATTTGGCCAGCCCCAGTGTGATGGTGGTGGGTGATGTGATGCAGGGTTTGCTGGCACTACAAACCACCCAACAGCCTTTGCGTGTGGTTGCCGGTTAA
- a CDS encoding acyl-CoA synthetase: MTSTIRRQTLSDVLRRTALRFPSKTAIICGSTQWTYQEFDVLVSQLAAGLSQLGVTQGERVAVLARNSHGFAALRFALARLGAVLVPINFMLKADEVAYILRHAGARFLATDSGLAELAHAAAALQTQVREFIWIPSEEVTAPVQGMHHFDDLAACQDPLPETSFTGTDLLQIVYTSGTESSPKGAMLTHDAVLWQYVSCIADAEIAASDITLHALPMYHCAQLDVFFGPSIFVGSTNIITAKPVPDNLLALMERFRITSFFAAPTVWIALLRSPLLDAEKISSLVKGYYGASIMPVEVLRELSTRLPLVRLWNLYGQTEIAPLATLLGPDDQLRKPGSCGRPVLNVETRVVDDDMQDVMPGEVGEIVHRSPHLMLGYFQDEEKTRAAFAGGWFHSGDLGIIDDEGYISVVDRKKDMIKSGGENVASREVEEMIYKMPQVSEVAVIGLADPQWVEAVTAVIVLKFGQVLSEEDVVSFCRSQMASFKSPKRVIFVDALPKNPSGKLLKRELRNSYKNVV; this comes from the coding sequence ATGACATCGACAATTCGCCGCCAAACCCTGAGTGATGTGCTGCGCCGCACGGCACTCAGATTTCCTTCCAAAACTGCCATCATCTGCGGCAGCACCCAATGGACTTACCAGGAATTTGATGTCCTGGTGTCACAACTGGCAGCAGGTCTTTCCCAACTGGGAGTCACACAAGGTGAACGTGTGGCTGTGCTGGCACGCAATTCTCATGGTTTTGCGGCCCTTCGTTTTGCATTGGCACGCCTGGGTGCCGTGCTGGTACCGATCAATTTCATGCTGAAGGCTGATGAAGTTGCTTATATCTTGCGCCACGCGGGAGCCCGCTTTTTAGCCACAGACAGCGGTCTTGCCGAATTGGCGCACGCTGCAGCAGCGCTGCAAACGCAGGTGCGCGAATTTATCTGGATTCCGTCAGAAGAAGTCACTGCGCCGGTACAAGGGATGCATCACTTTGACGACTTGGCCGCTTGTCAAGATCCGTTACCGGAAACCAGCTTCACGGGAACCGATTTGCTGCAAATTGTCTATACCAGCGGCACAGAATCCAGTCCCAAAGGTGCCATGCTCACCCATGACGCAGTGCTCTGGCAGTATGTCAGTTGTATTGCGGATGCCGAGATTGCCGCCTCTGACATCACCTTACACGCCCTGCCGATGTACCACTGCGCCCAGTTGGATGTCTTTTTTGGCCCCAGCATTTTTGTTGGAAGCACCAACATCATCACCGCAAAACCGGTTCCCGACAATCTGCTTGCTTTGATGGAAAGGTTCAGGATCACCAGTTTTTTTGCGGCCCCCACGGTGTGGATAGCGCTTTTGCGCTCTCCTTTGTTGGATGCCGAGAAGATAAGCAGTCTGGTGAAAGGTTACTACGGTGCCTCCATCATGCCCGTTGAGGTGTTGCGTGAACTGTCCACCCGACTGCCGCTGGTGCGCCTCTGGAATCTGTACGGGCAGACCGAGATCGCCCCTTTGGCAACCCTGTTGGGGCCAGATGATCAGTTGCGTAAACCCGGCTCCTGCGGACGGCCCGTGTTGAACGTAGAGACACGTGTGGTAGATGACGACATGCAAGACGTCATGCCTGGCGAGGTCGGTGAAATCGTTCACCGATCACCCCACCTGATGCTGGGCTATTTTCAGGATGAAGAGAAAACCCGTGCTGCGTTCGCGGGTGGTTGGTTTCACAGCGGGGACTTGGGCATCATTGACGACGAGGGGTACATCAGTGTGGTGGATCGCAAGAAAGACATGATCAAGTCCGGTGGCGAAAACGTTGCCAGCCGTGAAGTCGAAGAAATGATTTACAAAATGCCCCAGGTCAGTGAAGTCGCCGTGATTGGACTGGCTGACCCGCAGTGGGTGGAAGCGGTCACAGCCGTGATTGTGCTGAAGTTCGGCCAAGTGCTCAGCGAAGAAGACGTGGTGTCATTTTGTAGAAGTCAAATGGCCAGTTTCAAGAGCCCCAAACGTGTCATCTTCGTGGATGCGCTACCCAAAAACCCGAGTGGAAAACTGCTCAAACGTGAGTTGCGCAACAGCTATAAAAATGTTGTTTGA
- a CDS encoding sensor domain-containing diguanylate cyclase yields the protein MSLTEVKPGSWIVQMNYRNRSVFFALLFVALGAHMASKDYSVMVWSFFALQFLVYPHVLYWRAKRASDAGRTELNHMLLDTLMLGVWAAVLEFPLWITFILVVASTINLAMFRGLKGVLIALAVMATGVSMVVATTGLHVSLHTSGPVTAFNIACIFLYLMVVASGAHTRTLKLQETRVRLRSSEQALQSANLILKQQLDEIHALQIRLREQANRDALTGLYNRRYLDSTMARELARCQRDGQALSLILMDIDHFKQINDTYGHQAGDEVLKHLAMMLQTRATDIACRYGGEEFLLLLPGMQQVVAQERAELYRKTFEKTVITFGDFRIQVTLSVGIATYPGHGVTSDALFRSADQALYRAKSGGRNRVMVAQ from the coding sequence ATGTCCCTTACAGAAGTTAAACCAGGCAGCTGGATTGTCCAGATGAACTACCGGAATCGGTCTGTATTTTTCGCCTTGCTGTTTGTGGCGCTCGGCGCACACATGGCGAGCAAAGATTACAGCGTGATGGTGTGGTCGTTTTTCGCGCTGCAGTTTCTGGTTTACCCCCATGTGTTGTACTGGCGCGCAAAACGTGCCAGCGATGCCGGACGCACCGAGCTGAACCATATGCTGCTGGATACCTTGATGCTGGGTGTATGGGCTGCCGTGCTGGAGTTCCCGCTGTGGATCACCTTCATTCTGGTCGTGGCTTCAACCATCAATCTTGCCATGTTTCGTGGACTCAAGGGGGTGTTGATCGCCTTGGCCGTCATGGCTACAGGTGTGTCGATGGTGGTGGCCACCACAGGCTTGCATGTGTCGCTGCATACCAGTGGCCCGGTCACGGCTTTCAATATTGCTTGCATATTTTTGTACCTGATGGTGGTTGCCAGTGGTGCTCACACGCGCACACTGAAGCTGCAGGAAACGCGTGTGCGATTGCGTTCGAGTGAGCAAGCCTTGCAATCCGCCAATCTGATCCTCAAACAGCAGCTTGACGAAATCCATGCCTTGCAGATCAGGCTACGTGAGCAGGCCAACCGTGATGCGCTGACCGGTCTTTACAACCGGCGTTACCTTGACTCCACCATGGCACGTGAGCTTGCGCGTTGCCAACGCGACGGGCAAGCATTGAGCCTGATCCTGATGGACATCGATCATTTCAAGCAAATTAACGACACCTATGGTCATCAAGCGGGTGACGAAGTGTTGAAACATCTGGCCATGATGTTGCAAACACGCGCCACAGACATTGCCTGCCGATATGGTGGTGAGGAGTTTTTGTTGCTGTTACCCGGTATGCAACAAGTGGTTGCCCAGGAGCGAGCCGAACTGTACCGAAAGACCTTTGAAAAAACCGTCATCACGTTTGGTGATTTTCGGATTCAGGTCACGTTGTCGGTCGGCATCGCCACCTATCCGGGTCATGGCGTAACGTCTGATGCGCTGTTCAGAAGTGCCGATCAGGCGCTTTACCGTGCCAAGTCAGGAGGGCGCAATCGTGTGATGGTGGCGCAATGA